A stretch of DNA from Microlunatus sp. Gsoil 973:
CCCCAGTGCCGTGCTCACCCGCTCGTTCACCCCCAGCTTCGATACGCCGCCGTGCCTCGGACAGCGACCACCGTAACAGCACAGATATCAGGATTTCGCCAGCACTTGGCTCACCCCGGGTCGTGCCAACATCCTCGCCGTGGTCGGCCGGTATTATCCACGCATTGATGCGCCTGCCGACGGCGTCGGGCACAAACGGCGATGACCGATCAAACGATGACAATCGGATGAGCTGATACATCACCAATCGAAGTGCAAGGAGCGCTGGCGAATTGCCACGTGACATTCGTAGACAACTTGCCCGGGCCGCCCGGCGACACGTTCACCCTGCACTGCGTGCGACGTTGCAACGCGCCCGGACGAGCCGCAGTGAGCAGCAGCACGAATTGGTGAGCATCGTCGTGCCGGTCTACAACGTCGAAGAGTACCTCGACGAGTGCCTGACGTCGATCATCCAGCAGACGTACCGCAATCTCGAGATCATCGTCGTCGACGACGGTTCCCGCGACCGCTCCCACGAGATCGCCCGGTCGTTCGCCCGCTGGGACCCGAGGATCCGCATCATCCGTCAGCAGAACCGCGGGCTCGGTGGCGCCCGCAACACCGGCACCGCCGCCGCGCACGGCCGCTACCTCTGCTTCGCCGATTCCGACGATGCGCTACCACCCGAGGCGATCGAGCTGATGGTTCGGTCCTTGCGGAAGTCCAGATCCGATTTCGCGGTCGGCGCGCCGATCCGGATGGCCAACGGTCGGACCTGGGCCGCCGGTTGGGTCAAGGACGTGCATGCCGTCGACCGGGTCGGGATCAGGCTCAACGATTTTCCCGACGTTCTGAAGGACGTCTTCGCCTGGAACAAGCTCTTCCGGACCGAATTCTTCCGGCGGGTGGTCGAAGGATTCCCCGAAGGGATCCGCTACGAGGATCAGGAGCCGACGGCCAAGGCGTACGTCGCCGGCCGGTTCGATGTGCTGGCGGCCCCCGTCTACTACTGGCGGGAGCGGGAGAACGGCACCTCGATCACCCAGCAGAAGGCCGATCCGCGTGATCTGCGCGACCGCCTGCTGGTGAAGAACAAGGTCTCCGACGTCATTTCGGCCGGGGCGAGCCGACAGACCCATGACGTCTGGCTGGCCAAGGCGATCGGCTTCGACCTGCGGCTGTACTTCGAGGAAGTGCCCCGCACCGACGAGGCCTACTTCAACCAGCTGCGCGACGGAGCGCGACACCTGGCCGAGCGGGCGACGCCGGGGATCTGGCGGTTGGTCCCGATCCTGGACCGGATCCCGTCGTTGGCGTTGCTGGCCGGACGTCGCGAGGACGTGGCGGCCGCCGTGCTGCTGCGGGAGGAGTACGGCTGGTACTTCCCCACCGAGTTGCGGAACGGGCAGGCGTACCTGCAGCGGTCCTTCCTCGACCGGCTGGGCATGGACTTCACCGACGAACAGCTCCGCCTCGGACCCGCCGACCTGCGCGTGATCGCCAAGGTCACCTCCCTGTGGTGGGTCGGTCGGCGACTGTCGGTCGAAGGACACGCCTACCTGACCAACGTCCCCTATGAGCTGGACTCCTCCCGGACCGACATCGAGCTGGTCTCGGCCGACGGCGTACGCGTCCCGGTTCCGGTGCGTCGGCGGCCCGACCCGGTGCTCGCGGTGACCACGAACGATGCGTTCAACGACCACCGCGAATCCGGATTCGCGATCGACGTCGATCCGGCCGAGCTTCCCATCGGTGCGGCCGCGCCATGGCATCTCGAGGTCACGGTCCGGCACGAGAGCGTCAGCGCCTCGACGGTGCTGCGCGAGGTAGATCTGCGTGGCATCGCCGGCACCAAGCCGGTCGCCGCCGCCGATGGTGCGGTGCGCTGGATGGCCGGGTTCGAGGAGCACAACTACCTGACCTTGGAACCGACGAGCGAGTCGGGCATGCGGATCGCCGCCCTGCGCACCGACGGCCGGGAAGTGGCCATAACGGTCGAGGATCCTTCGGCGAAGGTGCTCCGGCTCACCTGCCGGTCGTTGCGGCGGGCGGTTGAGGTGACCGGGCGGCCGGACGGGGAGAAGTCGGGACGGGTGACTTTCCAGGTGTCGTTGCCGGGGCTGCTGCGCAGCGACGACCATGGGGCCGAGCATCTGTGGTCGGCCCGGGTGTCCGACAACCAGGGCGGTTCCCACCGGCTGTCCTACTCCGGCAGTGTCGACGATCTGCACGCCGAGGTCTCCGAACACCACATGGTCCGGCCCTCCATCACCCGGGCGGGCACGTTGCGGCTGGCCCAGAACCTGTGGTGGGCGGTCGCCGACGACGTACGGGTCGACGACGAGTCGCTGACCGTCACCGGCCGGATCAGCGCCGCGGGAGCCACCGGTATCACCGCACGCATGGTCAGTGCGACCGAGACGATCGACAGTGATCAGGCGCAACTGGACGTCGACGAGGAGACCTTCAGCATCCGGTTCCCCTTCAACGAGGGCGGTCGGGTTCCGTCGGTAGGCCACGGTTTCAGCGTCCGGGTCTCGCTGCAGTTCGACGGCAGGTGGCAGGAACGGTGGCTCAAGGCATCGGTCGGCATGCAGCACCGTTTCCCCGCTGAGGCCGACGCGCTTCGCTACGGCCTCACCTTCACCCGGACCAGGAAGGCTGCCGCACTCTGGATCCGGTTCCGACCGCCCTACCGGGACGAGGAACGCGGCCGGCTCGCCCAACGCCGGCTGCATGAGCAGTTCCGGCTTCCGGTTGCCGAGGGCGGCGGCCTGACGCCCGAACTTCGCAATGCCGTGCTGTTCGAAAGCTTCAACGGCCGCTCCGTGGGGGACTCCGTACTGGCCATCCATGATCAAATCCGTCGGCGGGGTACGGACCTGGAACTGTTCTGGACGGTCGCCGACCTGAACACCGAGGTCCCACCGGGAGCGACGCCGCTGCTGGTGCACAGCCGGGCGTACCTGGACGTACTGCACAACTCTCGTTATCTGATCAACAACAACAACTTCCCGTTCTACTT
This window harbors:
- a CDS encoding CDP-glycerol glycerophosphotransferase family protein; translation: MSIVVPVYNVEEYLDECLTSIIQQTYRNLEIIVVDDGSRDRSHEIARSFARWDPRIRIIRQQNRGLGGARNTGTAAAHGRYLCFADSDDALPPEAIELMVRSLRKSRSDFAVGAPIRMANGRTWAAGWVKDVHAVDRVGIRLNDFPDVLKDVFAWNKLFRTEFFRRVVEGFPEGIRYEDQEPTAKAYVAGRFDVLAAPVYYWRERENGTSITQQKADPRDLRDRLLVKNKVSDVISAGASRQTHDVWLAKAIGFDLRLYFEEVPRTDEAYFNQLRDGARHLAERATPGIWRLVPILDRIPSLALLAGRREDVAAAVLLREEYGWYFPTELRNGQAYLQRSFLDRLGMDFTDEQLRLGPADLRVIAKVTSLWWVGRRLSVEGHAYLTNVPYELDSSRTDIELVSADGVRVPVPVRRRPDPVLAVTTNDAFNDHRESGFAIDVDPAELPIGAAAPWHLEVTVRHESVSASTVLREVDLRGIAGTKPVAAADGAVRWMAGFEEHNYLTLEPTSESGMRIAALRTDGREVAITVEDPSAKVLRLTCRSLRRAVEVTGRPDGEKSGRVTFQVSLPGLLRSDDHGAEHLWSARVSDNQGGSHRLSYSGSVDDLHAEVSEHHMVRPSITRAGTLRLAQNLWWAVADDVRVDDESLTVTGRISAAGATGITARMVSATETIDSDQAQLDVDEETFSIRFPFNEGGRVPSVGHGFSVRVSLQFDGRWQERWLKASVGMQHRFPAEADALRYGLTFTRTRKAAALWIRFRPPYRDEERGRLAQRRLHEQFRLPVAEGGGLTPELRNAVLFESFNGRSVGDSVLAIHDQIRRRGTDLELFWTVADLNTEVPPGATPLLVHSRAYLDVLHNSRYLINNNNFPFYFRKRPGQVYVQTWHGTPLKKIGNDVPGANLSLSYRELMRREPGYWDVLLAQNDFAARVLPEAFGYHGPTLNVGYPRNDVLTGPASHQRRATVRARLGLADDQPVALYAPTWRDNVSVATGYAMVSHLDFARARAALGRNSTILLRGHANTAHDRMDSEPGVINVTEHPDVNDLILASDLLITDYSSIMFDYCVTGKPILFLTPDLDQYRTVTRGFYLDLEEVAPGPVCPDNDTLAEALGDLAATKINYADRYARFVSTYAPRDDGSAAARVVDALFGEGLSSDGPADDAMLSALDQNEDHSDFGSRPRDGAARD